One segment of Pandoraea pnomenusa DNA contains the following:
- a CDS encoding c-type cytochrome codes for MIRKTMMKRSAGALTLGALAFAAAAVWAQNATPPASPSVSPVPTPSVGASAVTTAGTQAPAANDPQAQLVRQGEYLARAADCAACHTAPKGKPFAGGLPIASPIGTIYSTNITPDKDTGIGNYSLEDFDKAVRHGVAKNGDTLYPAMPYTSYAKVRPADVKALYAYFMSGVQPVAQANKAADIPWPMSMRWPLSIWRKMFAPAVVADAASTDNDPISRGRYLVEGLGHCSACHTPRGFALQEKALTDDSTAFLSGGVVDNFLAKNLRGDVTDGLGNWSEGDITAFLKGGRNDHSAAFGGMTDVVQHSTQYMNDDDLTAIAKYLKTLKPVDPNAKALAYDDTVAKALRTGTDKSNGALTFLDNCAACHRSTGKGYTQTFPTLALSSTVNSADPTSLIHIVLRGGQMPWTKSAPTQYAMPGFDDRLTDQDVADVLTFVRSSWGNKAPAVTAAQVAKVRKDVGAAAQPQR; via the coding sequence ATGATCCGCAAAACGATGATGAAACGCTCTGCCGGCGCGCTCACGCTCGGCGCGCTTGCCTTCGCCGCCGCAGCGGTGTGGGCGCAGAATGCCACGCCACCGGCATCGCCGAGTGTGTCGCCGGTGCCGACGCCGTCGGTCGGCGCCTCGGCGGTGACTACCGCGGGCACGCAAGCGCCCGCGGCCAACGATCCGCAGGCGCAGCTCGTCAGGCAGGGCGAATACCTCGCGCGCGCGGCCGACTGCGCAGCGTGCCACACGGCGCCCAAGGGCAAGCCGTTCGCGGGCGGTCTGCCGATTGCCTCGCCCATCGGCACGATCTACTCGACGAACATCACGCCGGACAAGGACACCGGTATCGGCAATTACAGCCTCGAAGACTTCGACAAGGCCGTGCGCCACGGCGTTGCGAAGAACGGCGACACGCTGTATCCGGCCATGCCTTACACCTCGTACGCGAAGGTGCGCCCGGCGGACGTCAAAGCGCTCTATGCGTATTTCATGAGCGGCGTGCAGCCGGTTGCGCAGGCCAACAAGGCAGCGGACATTCCCTGGCCGATGTCCATGCGCTGGCCGCTGTCGATCTGGCGCAAGATGTTCGCGCCGGCCGTCGTCGCCGACGCCGCCTCGACCGATAACGACCCGATTTCGCGCGGACGCTATCTCGTGGAGGGGCTGGGCCACTGCAGTGCCTGCCACACGCCGCGCGGCTTCGCGTTGCAGGAAAAGGCGCTGACCGACGACAGCACCGCATTCCTCTCGGGCGGCGTGGTCGACAACTTCCTCGCGAAGAACCTTCGCGGCGATGTGACCGACGGGCTGGGCAACTGGTCCGAGGGCGACATCACGGCGTTCCTCAAGGGCGGGCGCAACGATCACTCGGCCGCGTTCGGCGGCATGACGGACGTCGTGCAGCACAGCACTCAGTACATGAACGACGACGACCTCACGGCTATCGCCAAGTACCTGAAGACGCTCAAGCCTGTCGACCCGAACGCCAAGGCGCTCGCCTACGACGATACCGTGGCCAAGGCCTTGCGCACCGGGACCGACAAGAGCAACGGTGCGTTGACGTTCCTCGATAACTGCGCGGCGTGCCACCGCAGCACGGGCAAGGGGTACACGCAAACGTTCCCGACGCTTGCCTTGAGCTCGACGGTGAATTCGGCCGACCCGACCTCGCTCATCCACATCGTGTTGCGCGGCGGCCAGATGCCGTGGACGAAATCGGCACCGACGCAATATGCGATGCCGGGCTTCGACGACCGCCTGACCGATCAGGACGTGGCGGACGTGCTGACCTTCGTGCGCTCGAGTTGGGGTAACAAGGCGCCGGCCGTGACCGCGGCACAGGTGGCCAAGGTGCGCAAGGACGTCGGCGCCGCCGCGCAGCCGCAGCGTTGA
- a CDS encoding MFS transporter produces MNPAPPTPRPAIPRTVWALGFVSLFMDLSSELIHALLPIYLVTTMGMSVAALGVLEGAAEATAMIVKVFSGAISDWLGRRKGLLLLGYGLAAVSKPLFPLAGTPAIVVTARLLDRVGKGIRGAPRDALVADVAPAEIRGACFGLRQSMDTVGAFLGPLLAIGLMVWFADHIRAVLWFAVIPAFIAVALILFGVSEHDHAPETRRFRSPLRWQALGEFSAHYWFVVAIGAIFTLARFSEAFLILRAQQTGLDLALIPSVMVVMSLAYAASAYPVGILSDRIDRRGLLACGLVLLIVADLLLGASTSIAAMFVGVAVWGLHMGFTQGILAAMIAQTSPASLRGTAFGVFNLASGLCMLLASAIAGVLWDRFGAPTMFFTGAGLVILPLVMCWFVPHEPVPTAEAQP; encoded by the coding sequence GTGAATCCGGCCCCGCCCACCCCACGTCCTGCCATTCCCCGCACCGTCTGGGCGCTCGGCTTCGTCAGTCTGTTCATGGACTTGTCGTCCGAGCTGATCCATGCGCTTTTGCCGATCTATCTGGTGACGACCATGGGCATGAGCGTGGCCGCTCTCGGTGTCCTGGAAGGCGCCGCGGAAGCCACCGCGATGATCGTCAAAGTCTTCTCGGGCGCGATCAGCGATTGGCTGGGCCGCCGAAAGGGGCTGCTGCTCCTCGGCTACGGCCTCGCCGCCGTTTCCAAGCCCCTCTTCCCCCTCGCCGGAACGCCAGCCATCGTCGTCACCGCGCGCTTGCTCGACCGCGTCGGCAAAGGCATCCGCGGTGCGCCGCGCGACGCCCTGGTCGCGGACGTCGCCCCCGCCGAGATCCGCGGTGCCTGCTTCGGACTACGCCAGTCCATGGACACCGTCGGCGCCTTTCTCGGCCCGCTCCTGGCGATCGGACTGATGGTCTGGTTCGCCGATCACATCCGCGCCGTCCTGTGGTTCGCCGTGATCCCGGCATTCATCGCCGTCGCCCTCATCCTGTTCGGCGTCAGCGAACACGACCACGCGCCGGAGACGCGCCGATTTCGCTCGCCGCTTCGCTGGCAGGCGCTTGGCGAATTTTCCGCACATTACTGGTTCGTCGTGGCAATCGGGGCCATCTTCACGCTCGCGCGATTCAGCGAGGCATTTCTTATCCTGCGCGCCCAGCAGACCGGACTCGACCTCGCGCTGATCCCGTCGGTCATGGTCGTGATGAGCCTCGCCTACGCCGCCTCCGCCTATCCGGTCGGCATCCTCTCCGACAGGATCGACCGACGGGGCCTGCTCGCCTGTGGCCTCGTACTGCTCATCGTGGCCGATCTGCTGCTCGGGGCGTCCACATCAATCGCGGCCATGTTCGTCGGCGTCGCGGTGTGGGGGCTTCATATGGGATTCACGCAAGGCATTTTGGCGGCAATGATCGCGCAGACCTCGCCTGCCTCGCTGCGCGGCACGGCATTTGGCGTCTTCAATCTGGCCAGCGGCCTGTGCATGCTGCTGGCGAGCGCGATCGCCGGTGTGTTGTGGGATCGATTCGGCGCGCCGACGATGTTCTTCACCGGCGCGGGGCTCGTCATTTTGCCCCTCGTCATGTGCTGGTTTGTTCCTCACGAACCCGTGCCGACCGCCGAGGCGCAACCGTAG
- a CDS encoding GMC family oxidoreductase, producing MAIKKDKVDAVIVGFGWTGAILGQELTDAGLNVVALERGAMRDTPTDAQYPKVIDELEYSVRGKLFQELARETVTIRHTPDDLAVPYRQNGSFLLGNGVGGAGFHWNGMHYRILPEELKLRSHYEERYGKKFIPEGMTIQDFGVTYEELEPHFDFAEKVFGTSGKAGNLNGKIVPGGNPREGARSSEYPTPPLQNTYGATLFEKAAREVGFNPYPAPAANTSQPYTNPYGVRLGPCNFCGFCENYGCYMYSKASPQTTILPVLLKKPNFELRPHSYVVKVNLDSEGKKATGVTYIDAQGREVEQPADIVIMAAYQLHNVRLLLLSGIGKPYDPKTGEGVVGKNYAYQMNGAVNVLLPKGTQLNPFIGTGAGGVSMDDLNGDQFDHGPLGFIGGASIRHVRYGGRPIKMTPTVPGTPAWGSKWKAGIADAYQRYMTIGISGSVMSYRDACLDLDPTYKDAYGVPLLRMTFDWHDNEYAMLGYMGDRMEEVGKAMNPEKVFRAIRKKGTRYDTRIYQSTHTTGGAIMGTNPSNSVVNKYLQSWDVSNVFVMGASAFPQNMGYNPTGVVAALAYWSAKAIREQYLKNAGPLVQA from the coding sequence ATGGCAATCAAGAAAGACAAGGTCGACGCCGTCATCGTGGGCTTCGGCTGGACCGGGGCGATCCTCGGCCAGGAGCTCACCGATGCGGGGCTGAACGTGGTGGCGCTCGAACGCGGCGCGATGCGCGACACGCCGACTGACGCGCAATATCCGAAGGTGATCGACGAACTCGAATACTCGGTGCGCGGCAAGCTGTTCCAGGAACTGGCGCGCGAGACGGTCACGATTCGTCACACGCCGGATGACCTGGCCGTGCCCTACCGTCAGAACGGTTCGTTCCTGTTGGGCAATGGCGTGGGTGGCGCGGGTTTCCATTGGAACGGCATGCATTACCGGATCCTGCCCGAAGAGCTCAAGTTGCGCAGCCACTACGAAGAGCGCTACGGGAAGAAGTTCATCCCCGAAGGCATGACGATTCAGGACTTCGGTGTGACCTACGAGGAACTCGAGCCGCATTTCGACTTTGCCGAGAAAGTGTTCGGCACGTCGGGCAAGGCCGGCAACCTGAACGGCAAGATCGTCCCGGGCGGCAACCCGCGCGAAGGGGCTCGATCGAGCGAATATCCCACGCCGCCGCTGCAGAATACCTATGGCGCCACGCTGTTCGAGAAGGCAGCGCGCGAAGTCGGCTTCAACCCCTATCCCGCACCCGCGGCCAATACGTCGCAGCCCTACACGAACCCGTACGGCGTGCGCCTCGGGCCGTGCAATTTCTGCGGCTTCTGCGAGAACTACGGCTGCTACATGTATTCGAAGGCCTCGCCGCAGACGACCATCCTGCCGGTGCTGCTCAAGAAGCCCAACTTCGAATTGCGCCCGCATTCGTACGTCGTGAAGGTCAATCTCGACAGTGAGGGCAAGAAGGCCACGGGGGTGACGTACATCGATGCGCAGGGCCGCGAGGTCGAGCAACCCGCGGACATCGTCATCATGGCCGCGTACCAGTTGCACAACGTGCGGCTGCTGCTGCTCTCGGGCATCGGCAAGCCTTACGACCCGAAGACGGGCGAGGGCGTCGTCGGCAAGAACTACGCCTACCAGATGAACGGCGCCGTGAACGTGCTGCTGCCCAAGGGCACGCAGCTCAATCCGTTCATCGGCACCGGCGCGGGCGGCGTGTCGATGGACGACCTCAACGGCGACCAGTTCGATCACGGTCCGCTAGGCTTCATCGGCGGTGCGAGCATCCGCCACGTGCGCTACGGTGGCCGACCCATCAAGATGACGCCGACCGTGCCGGGCACGCCCGCGTGGGGCAGCAAGTGGAAGGCCGGCATTGCCGATGCATACCAGCGCTACATGACCATCGGCATTTCCGGGTCGGTCATGTCGTATCGCGACGCCTGTCTCGATCTCGACCCGACGTACAAGGACGCCTACGGCGTGCCGCTGCTGCGCATGACCTTCGACTGGCACGACAACGAGTACGCCATGCTCGGCTACATGGGCGACCGGATGGAGGAAGTCGGCAAGGCCATGAATCCCGAGAAGGTCTTCCGCGCGATTCGCAAGAAAGGCACGCGTTACGACACGCGGATCTATCAGAGCACGCACACGACGGGCGGCGCCATCATGGGCACGAACCCGTCGAACAGCGTGGTCAACAAGTATCTGCAGAGCTGGGACGTGTCGAACGTGTTCGTGATGGGCGCGTCGGCGTTCCCGCAGAACATGGGTTACAACCCCACGGGCGTGGTGGCGGCGCTGGCGTACTGGTCCGCGAAGGCGATTCGCGAGCAGTACCTCAAGAACGCCGGCCCGCTGGTGCAGGCCTGA
- a CDS encoding COG4705 family protein, with amino-acid sequence MTESNQHALSKVPEVTLVFWVIKIAATTLGETGGDAVSMSMNLGYLVGTAIFAVIFAVAVTAQIRARAFHPLLYWATIIATTTVGTTLADFADRSLGIGYAGGSAILLALLGASLWLWYRTTGSVSVSSITTPRAEAFYWVTIMFSQTLGTALGDWTADTAGLGYTGAAMVFGALLLMLVAAYFWTRLSRTFLFWAAFILTRPLGAVVGDFLDKPVSAGGLELSRYSASLTLLAFILTSLLVFRQRAAAKAH; translated from the coding sequence ATGACGGAAAGCAACCAGCACGCGCTGAGCAAGGTGCCCGAGGTAACGCTCGTATTCTGGGTGATCAAAATTGCTGCGACCACCCTGGGGGAGACGGGCGGCGACGCCGTCTCCATGTCGATGAATCTGGGTTATCTGGTGGGGACCGCGATCTTCGCCGTGATATTCGCGGTTGCCGTGACCGCGCAGATCCGGGCGAGGGCGTTTCATCCGCTGCTGTACTGGGCCACGATCATTGCGACGACGACGGTGGGGACGACACTGGCGGACTTTGCCGACCGGTCGTTGGGCATCGGTTACGCTGGCGGATCGGCGATTCTCCTGGCGTTGCTGGGGGCGTCGCTTTGGCTCTGGTACCGGACGACGGGTTCCGTGTCGGTGAGTTCGATCACCACGCCGCGGGCGGAGGCATTCTACTGGGTCACGATCATGTTCTCCCAGACGCTGGGCACGGCGCTGGGCGACTGGACGGCGGACACGGCCGGGCTGGGATATACCGGCGCGGCGATGGTGTTCGGCGCGTTGCTGCTGATGCTGGTGGCCGCATACTTCTGGACGCGTCTGTCGCGCACCTTCCTGTTCTGGGCGGCATTCATTCTGACGCGTCCGCTGGGGGCCGTGGTGGGGGATTTTCTCGACAAACCGGTCAGCGCCGGCGGACTCGAGTTGAGCCGTTATTCGGCCTCGCTCACCTTGCTGGCATTCATTCTGACCAGCTTGCTGGTGTTTCGTCAGCGGGCGGCAGCAAAGGCGCACTGA
- a CDS encoding LysR substrate-binding domain-containing protein, with translation MPPRLPPLSALRLFEAAGRHQSFKRAAAELHLTPSAVSHGIVGLEQALGVALFTRSPQGLTLTPEGVDYLAYVTEAFSLLLTGTRRLPTPDASRAIAITCAPTLASRWLLPRLSGFLQRMPGVDITVDTSRRQVGFPADGFDFAIRLSRAPVASDAWHRLFGERFVPVCSPAYLARHASADGNLDLRSASRIHVSSASEDWQVWVESAGIDDFDTRGGLSFDSIQMAFDAAKSDLGVVIGRRPLVDDYLASGALVPAHGVTTPSQGAYWLICAPEIEAHPECLAFRDWMIEHAQAHRDE, from the coding sequence ATGCCGCCTCGCCTGCCACCGCTGTCCGCCCTGCGCCTGTTCGAAGCCGCGGGACGTCACCAGAGCTTCAAGCGTGCCGCCGCCGAACTGCATCTCACGCCGAGTGCGGTGAGCCACGGCATCGTCGGACTGGAGCAGGCGCTGGGTGTCGCGCTGTTCACGCGCTCGCCGCAGGGGCTGACGCTCACCCCCGAAGGCGTCGACTATCTCGCGTACGTGACCGAAGCGTTCTCGCTGTTGCTGACCGGCACGCGGCGCCTGCCGACGCCCGACGCGTCCCGCGCCATCGCCATCACGTGCGCGCCCACGCTGGCCTCGCGGTGGCTGTTGCCGCGCCTGAGCGGCTTTCTGCAGAGAATGCCTGGCGTGGACATTACGGTCGACACCTCGCGCCGCCAGGTCGGTTTCCCTGCCGATGGCTTCGACTTCGCCATTCGCCTCTCACGCGCACCGGTGGCAAGCGATGCATGGCATCGGCTCTTCGGCGAACGGTTCGTGCCCGTGTGCAGCCCGGCATATTTGGCCAGACACGCGAGCGCCGATGGCAACCTCGACTTGCGCAGCGCCTCGCGCATTCACGTAAGCAGCGCCAGCGAAGACTGGCAAGTCTGGGTCGAAAGCGCCGGAATCGACGATTTCGACACCCGGGGCGGCCTGAGCTTCGACAGCATTCAAATGGCCTTCGATGCCGCCAAGTCGGATCTGGGCGTCGTGATCGGTCGCCGCCCGCTCGTCGACGACTATCTCGCCAGCGGTGCGCTGGTGCCGGCCCACGGCGTGACCACGCCCTCGCAGGGCGCCTATTGGCTGATCTGCGCGCCCGAGATCGAAGCGCACCCCGAATGCCTGGCGTTTCGCGATTGGATGATCGAACACGCCCAAGCGCACCGAGATGAATAA
- a CDS encoding LysE family translocator, which yields MTTEQLLAFCAFAVITLVTPGPNNMMILASGLNYGFVRTLPHLAGIAFGFALMVFLTGAGLRSVFLQFPVIHTVLKYVGAAYLLWLAWHLARSGPMDDARRARERPMGFVGAAAFQWVNPKAWVMAVGAISTYLPNASHLPDVAALALIYGVLGAPCIGVWAGFGVAMRRVLTDARSVRIFNGFAAALLVASLYPILFE from the coding sequence ATGACGACCGAACAACTGCTGGCCTTCTGTGCCTTCGCCGTGATCACGTTGGTGACGCCGGGACCCAACAACATGATGATTCTCGCCTCGGGGCTGAATTACGGCTTCGTGCGCACATTGCCGCATCTGGCCGGCATTGCCTTCGGCTTTGCGCTGATGGTGTTCCTCACCGGCGCCGGGCTGCGCTCGGTGTTCCTGCAATTCCCCGTGATTCACACCGTGCTGAAATATGTGGGGGCCGCGTATCTGCTGTGGCTGGCGTGGCATCTTGCGCGCTCCGGTCCGATGGACGATGCGAGGCGCGCCCGCGAGCGTCCGATGGGGTTCGTCGGCGCGGCGGCGTTCCAGTGGGTCAACCCGAAGGCCTGGGTCATGGCCGTGGGGGCGATCAGCACCTATTTGCCGAATGCATCGCACTTGCCCGACGTGGCGGCGCTCGCCTTGATCTACGGCGTGCTCGGCGCGCCATGTATCGGTGTGTGGGCCGGGTTCGGCGTGGCGATGCGCCGGGTGCTCACCGATGCGCGCTCGGTACGGATTTTCAACGGCTTCGCCGCCGCCTTGCTCGTGGCGTCGCTCTACCCGATCTTGTTCGAGTGA
- a CDS encoding gluconate 2-dehydrogenase subunit 3 family protein, which produces MSQDKEPRRRFLRQVLAIVPATTLATGATLTQSACSGDKPAAPAASNASYEPKYFTADEWRFVNAAVDRLIPADELGPGALQADVPQFIDRQMETPFGHGKLWYMQGPFHTDQPPEMGYQLSLVPRDIYRHGIAACDAYCKKQFNKAFADLDHATQEAVLGDMEHAKIEFESVPARTFFSYLLANTKEGFLSDPIHGGNKDMVGWKLVGFPGARADFMDWVDQPNVKYPYGPVSISGKRG; this is translated from the coding sequence ATGTCACAGGACAAGGAACCGCGCCGGCGCTTTTTGCGCCAGGTGCTGGCGATCGTGCCTGCCACGACCCTCGCCACCGGTGCGACGCTTACGCAGTCCGCCTGTAGCGGCGACAAACCCGCTGCCCCCGCCGCCTCCAACGCATCCTACGAGCCCAAGTACTTCACCGCCGACGAATGGCGTTTCGTGAACGCGGCCGTCGATCGACTCATTCCCGCCGACGAGCTCGGCCCGGGCGCGCTGCAGGCCGACGTGCCGCAGTTCATCGATCGCCAGATGGAGACCCCGTTCGGTCACGGCAAGCTCTGGTACATGCAGGGGCCGTTCCATACCGATCAGCCGCCCGAGATGGGTTACCAGCTGAGTCTCGTGCCGCGCGACATCTACCGCCACGGCATTGCGGCATGCGACGCCTACTGCAAGAAGCAGTTCAACAAGGCGTTCGCCGATCTCGATCACGCCACGCAGGAGGCCGTGCTCGGCGATATGGAGCACGCGAAGATCGAATTCGAAAGCGTGCCCGCGCGCACGTTCTTCTCGTATCTGCTGGCCAACACCAAGGAGGGCTTCCTCTCGGACCCGATCCATGGCGGCAACAAGGACATGGTCGGCTGGAAGCTGGTGGGCTTTCCCGGCGCGCGCGCCGACTTTATGGACTGGGTGGATCAACCCAACGTCAAGTACCCGTACGGGCCCGTGTCGATTTCCGGAAAGCGGGGCTAA
- a CDS encoding linear amide C-N hydrolase has translation MPRTLARTLPCLVAAATLALSPLSALACTRVVYLGANDDVITARSMDWKLDVATNLYVLPRGIARNGEAGPNSIRWTAKYGSVVATGYDVSTTDGVNEKGLSAQLLWLVESQYPKFDRNAKPGLTIAAWAQYVLDNFATVDEAVKALEKEPFTVVTANVPGEDRLTTLHLSMSDKTGDSAIVEYINGRQVIHHGRQYQVMTNSPTFDEQLALNTYWKQIGGTTFLPGTNRASDRFARASFYVNAIPKSEDPVEALASVFSVIRNASVPFGITTPDQPNISSTRWRTVVDHKRMLYFFESALTPNTFWVDVKKLDFAVGAPVKRLDLGKDQRNTFSGEVSGQFKVAPPFPFLGLQDAKSS, from the coding sequence ATGCCCCGCACGCTCGCCAGAACCCTGCCGTGTCTTGTCGCCGCCGCGACGCTTGCCCTTTCCCCGCTTTCCGCACTTGCCTGCACCCGTGTGGTGTATCTCGGCGCGAACGACGACGTGATCACCGCGCGCTCCATGGACTGGAAGCTCGATGTCGCGACCAATCTCTACGTGCTGCCTCGCGGCATCGCGCGCAACGGCGAGGCCGGCCCCAACTCGATTCGCTGGACCGCGAAGTACGGCAGTGTGGTGGCGACCGGCTACGACGTGTCGACGACCGACGGCGTCAACGAGAAAGGGCTGTCCGCGCAGTTGCTCTGGCTGGTGGAGTCGCAATATCCGAAGTTCGACCGCAACGCGAAGCCGGGGCTGACCATCGCCGCATGGGCGCAGTACGTGCTCGACAACTTCGCCACGGTGGACGAGGCGGTCAAGGCGCTCGAGAAGGAGCCGTTCACCGTGGTGACGGCCAACGTGCCTGGCGAGGACCGTCTCACGACGCTGCATCTGTCGATGTCGGACAAGACGGGCGACAGCGCGATCGTCGAATACATCAACGGCCGGCAGGTGATTCATCATGGGCGGCAGTATCAGGTGATGACCAATTCGCCGACGTTCGACGAGCAGCTCGCGCTCAACACCTATTGGAAGCAGATTGGCGGCACGACGTTTCTGCCGGGCACGAATCGCGCGTCGGACCGGTTTGCCCGCGCGTCGTTCTACGTCAATGCGATTCCGAAGAGCGAGGATCCGGTCGAGGCGCTGGCGAGTGTGTTCAGCGTGATTCGCAATGCGTCGGTGCCGTTCGGCATCACCACGCCGGACCAGCCGAACATTTCGTCCACGCGCTGGCGCACGGTCGTCGATCACAAGCGCATGCTGTACTTTTTCGAGTCCGCGCTAACCCCCAACACATTCTGGGTCGATGTGAAGAAGCTGGACTTCGCCGTGGGCGCACCCGTCAAGCGGCTGGACCTGGGCAAGGACCAGCGCAATACGTTCAGCGGCGAGGTCTCCGGCCAGTTCAAGGTGGCGCCGCCGTTCCCATTCCTCGGGCTGCAGGACGCCAAGTCGAGCTAA
- a CDS encoding helix-turn-helix domain-containing protein: MRAYRLAAELRSEDVAEQLDISRAAIYKLERGEIVKIDTLERLAALLGVSLANLLGVEVEYHDSAVSYFERMRQLESRSDRIVAHFDPISFLLTSDDYDVWLRHMLDESIPPTLADKHWSNTIDRVLGILQERKSSFSRQRLAVTSLIGLRQIEQFLHHGLVGRLGLPPGVQLERKMAARREVARIVEFLEADTTGVQIGIVSDNMPNETFQIFEAQGEAYVAVSPFRLGELPNLRTGIATITTSPDGVGMYRAMIDRLWADSAKGKEGAALLGQLLARF, translated from the coding sequence CTGCGCGCGTACCGTCTGGCGGCGGAGTTACGCAGTGAGGATGTGGCGGAGCAGCTCGATATCTCGCGCGCGGCCATCTACAAGCTGGAGCGCGGCGAGATCGTGAAAATCGACACGCTCGAGCGGCTCGCGGCGCTGCTGGGTGTATCGCTGGCGAATCTGCTGGGCGTGGAAGTCGAATATCACGACTCGGCCGTGAGCTACTTCGAACGCATGCGCCAGCTCGAGAGCCGCTCCGATCGCATCGTCGCGCACTTCGACCCGATTTCGTTTCTGCTGACCTCGGACGACTACGACGTCTGGCTGCGGCACATGCTCGACGAAAGCATTCCGCCCACGCTTGCGGACAAGCACTGGAGCAACACCATCGATCGTGTGCTCGGCATTCTGCAGGAGCGCAAGTCGAGTTTTTCGCGTCAGCGGCTGGCCGTGACCAGTCTCATCGGCCTGCGGCAGATCGAGCAGTTCCTGCATCATGGCCTGGTAGGGCGTCTGGGGCTGCCGCCGGGCGTGCAGCTCGAACGCAAGATGGCGGCGCGGCGCGAAGTCGCGCGTATTGTCGAGTTTCTCGAGGCCGATACCACGGGTGTGCAGATCGGCATCGTGAGCGACAACATGCCCAACGAGACATTCCAGATTTTCGAAGCCCAGGGCGAAGCCTATGTGGCGGTCTCGCCGTTCCGTCTCGGTGAGTTGCCGAATCTGCGTACTGGCATCGCGACGATCACGACGTCGCCCGACGGCGTTGGCATGTACCGCGCGATGATCGATCGGCTTTGGGCCGATTCGGCCAAGGGCAAGGAAGGTGCTGCGTTGCTCGGCCAATTGCTCGCACGGTTCTGA
- a CDS encoding MFS transporter produces the protein MSNTAIPASPSLQGRVTLIILAGALVLSAAMGTRQTFGLFINPFSYDRGVPVTLVAFAIALHNLVWGFAQPFAGAMADRLGPAPVVAFGAVAFAAGLGMAALAPSGLWLVIGLGVLVGLGISCTTFGVVLPAVSRAVTPEKRTMAMGLVSAGGSLGQVALVPIAQGLRQTYGVSTSLFVLALILCCAAPLGLLMTLHRRNARMDAASANAVPAPPTAAAHHDGEHVSLREVLGQARTHRGFQLLTLGFFTCGFQLAFIATHLPGYLVMCHMPIGLGATALALIGLFNMLGSWACGWLGGRYRQHHVLGWLYLLRGAAIALFFLLPKTDASVVIFAAVMGLTWLGTVPLTSGLVAKVFGTRHLGTLFGVCFMSHQVGSFLGAWLGGYVLDVTGSYNLIWAVTAILGAAAAALHFPIDDASVVPPIPRAVPASA, from the coding sequence ATGTCGAACACTGCCATTCCCGCATCGCCCTCGCTACAGGGCCGCGTCACCCTGATCATCCTGGCCGGCGCCCTCGTGCTGAGTGCCGCCATGGGCACGCGCCAGACCTTTGGGCTGTTCATCAATCCGTTTTCCTACGATCGCGGCGTACCGGTCACGCTCGTCGCGTTCGCCATCGCGCTGCACAACCTGGTCTGGGGATTTGCGCAGCCGTTCGCGGGTGCGATGGCCGATCGCCTCGGGCCGGCGCCCGTGGTCGCGTTCGGCGCCGTGGCCTTCGCCGCCGGGCTCGGCATGGCCGCACTCGCACCGTCGGGTCTTTGGCTGGTCATTGGCCTGGGCGTGCTCGTCGGGCTGGGTATCAGTTGCACGACGTTCGGGGTGGTGCTGCCCGCCGTGAGCCGCGCAGTCACGCCCGAGAAGCGCACCATGGCCATGGGACTCGTCAGCGCGGGCGGCTCGCTTGGCCAGGTCGCGCTCGTGCCGATCGCCCAAGGGCTGCGTCAGACCTACGGCGTATCGACGTCGCTTTTCGTGCTCGCACTGATCCTGTGCTGCGCCGCGCCGCTGGGCCTGCTCATGACGCTGCACCGACGCAACGCGCGAATGGACGCGGCAAGCGCCAATGCGGTACCGGCGCCGCCGACCGCCGCCGCGCACCACGACGGCGAGCACGTGTCGCTGCGTGAGGTGCTCGGTCAGGCGCGCACGCATCGCGGCTTTCAGTTACTCACGCTTGGCTTTTTCACCTGCGGCTTTCAGCTGGCCTTCATCGCCACGCATTTGCCGGGCTATCTGGTGATGTGCCACATGCCGATCGGATTGGGCGCCACGGCACTTGCACTGATCGGCCTGTTCAACATGCTCGGGAGCTGGGCGTGCGGCTGGCTAGGCGGACGTTATCGCCAGCACCATGTGCTCGGCTGGCTGTATCTGCTACGCGGCGCGGCCATCGCATTGTTCTTCCTGCTGCCGAAGACCGATGCGAGCGTGGTGATCTTTGCCGCGGTCATGGGGCTCACCTGGCTGGGCACGGTGCCGCTGACGAGCGGGCTCGTGGCCAAGGTGTTCGGCACCCGGCATCTCGGCACGCTCTTCGGCGTGTGCTTCATGAGCCATCAGGTCGGCTCCTTTCTCGGCGCATGGCTGGGTGGCTACGTGCTCGACGTCACCGGTTCCTACAACCTCATCTGGGCAGTGACCGCGATCCTCGGCGCGGCGGCGGCCGCCCTGCACTTCCCCATCGACGACGCGAGCGTCGTGCCGCCGATACCCCGGGCAGTCCCGGCGAGCGCCTAA